The window AAAAAATGGAAACGTCATCTACCACACAACGGATCCGGCACGCATCGGCGACAATGTGGGTCATGTCCCGTTTGCAAAAGACTCCCTCGAAAACAGAAAACCCATCAATGGTCTTGTGCTTTCACTTGGCGGACTGGCTTATCGCTTCAGTTACCCTGTGTACCAGTCGGAACGCTATCTTGGTATCATTGTTTTTGCCGTCAAACCAACACGAGCTCTTGAACTGGCATCACAGGATTTCGGCGTTTGCTGTGGCATTTTTATCAACAACCGCTTTGTTGACAGACTGCAAAAAGAGGAGAGGTTTTCAAGAGAGGATAAAACGCTGATCACATCCACCGGAAGATGTTTTACCAACAGGGCATTTTTGGAGAAATTCCCTCTGGTGGCCACAGCACAGGCATTTAAGCTCCAACACCAGAGCTATCAAAAATTCCCCGCAATCCCCATCAAAAACTACCGTGGATCCGTCATCGGTGAAATTCAGGCAATGCTGAACACGACAGGCCTTGAGGAATCTTTTGAGCGCTCACTGTACCATTCAGCCCTGATCTGTTTAGGGGTTTTCATCATCACCATCATTGTTCTGCATGCCGGCACCGGGTTCTTTTTACAGCGGGTCAAACAACTCCAAAGCCAGCTCGAAACCAAAGTTTTCCGCCGCACCCAGGCGTTACAAACTCTCAACGAGAAACTTTCTCAGGAGATCCGTGAGCGAAAACGCTCGCAAAAGGCACTTCAGAAAATGAGTGAAAACGACATGTTGACCAACATCTACAACCGCCGCAAATTTAATACCTACTTTAGTCGCGAATGGGATGCGGCGTTGCGGGAGAAACGGGTTGTTTCATTATTGATGATCGATATTGATTACTTCAAAAACTACAACGACCATTATGGCCATCTAGCCGGAGATGATGCTTTGATCGCGGTGGCGGCAACCCTGAAGAACAAATTGACACGCCCGCGCGATTTTGTCGCCCGCTATGGCGGTGAGGAATTCGTTTGCCTACTACCGGAAACATCCATGGACGCAGCAATTTACCTTGCTGAAAAGTTGCGTCTGGAAATCCAGAAGCTTAACTATGTTCATGAATATTCTGTTGCAGCAGGCCACATCACCATCAGCGTGGGCGTGGCAAGTGCTATCCCGACAGCAGGGCAAGCAAAGGAGGATCTTATTGACCAGGCCGACAAGGCTCTATACCGGGCTAAAGAGGCCGGGCGCAATTGCACAAAAGCCGTTTAAGCGGTGCGCATTCAAGCCTCGGCGTCGAGCCAACCTGTTTTAGCTTGACAGCGTGTTGCTTTTTCGACTCGGTTCCGCCCCTGGTGTTTTGCTTCATAAAGAGCCAGATCCGCCCATTCGATCAGTTGCTCGGCCGTCACATTCTGACGGTCTTCAACGATATGGGTCGAACAGACACCAAGGCTGACGGTTACCTGCGGCGGGCCCTGGAGCTCATTGGCGGGGATGGTTTCAATCAAGTTGCGCACCCGTTCTGCTGCGGCATAGGCTTCCGTCGCCGTTAAACCAGGCAGAATCACGGCAAACTCCTCGCCCCCATACCGGCACGGGATATCCAATTCGCGCAGGCTGCCGGCAATGCGGTTGGAAACCGCCTTGAGAACATGATCCCCCACCTGATGTCCGTAGCTGTCATTGACGCGTTTAAAATAATCAATATCGAGAATCACCAGACCAAAGGGGATCGACTGCCGCTTGAAACGGGCTAATTCCACCTGGATCGCCCGATCAAACGCTTTGCGATTACACAATCCAGTGAGGGAATCTTCCATCATCGTCTGACTCATGCTCTGCTTGTCCTGCGACAAACGTTTAATCTCACGTTTGCCAGCCACTGCAATCTTCAATCTGGCAGCAATTTCAGACAGATCCATTTCAAACGCCAGGCAATCAGAGCAACCTAGCTCAAGAACCTCCGCACGACTCGGATCATTTAACGAGGAAAGGTAGACAACGGGAATGCCGCGCGAAATCGAACTCAAGTGCAGATTGAGGTAAACCTGTTGTTTCTGGTCCACACCGGCAACAACAATAAAGATATCGCAATCATCAATACCGATAATTGCCGTCGGGCTGACAATCTTCACCTCAGTCAACACATCGATCTGACTGAGAAGAAAGGCGATCTCCTCACGTCTGTGTTTAACGCAAAACACCAGAGCTTTCATGGCGGGGTACTCCAAGCCGGTTTTAACATATCAATAGAAACCTCACTTCCAATGTACTCCCCGCCTCAGCTCTAATCAAGAGATAATTCTTCATTTGCTCTTCCGCCATAAATCCGGAAAACGCTTAATGGTTTCAAACAAATAGGACACTTTTCAACAAGCGAAATCCATCAAGAGATTCCAACTTCGCGCCTGGATGACACGAACAGTTAACCCCCTTTTAAATAAGCTCTTTTTCGTTGTTCCCACCCCAAAAAGGTGCGATCAGGAAGATGGACACGAAAGAATAAGACGATGACTTTTGGGCGCAAAGATATTCTTCGCTACCAACTTCGTGATGCAGCGATATATTGGCTGATTCTGCCCGGTTTCGTTCTTAGTGTGGGCGCTCTTTGTGACAGATTATTGCACTGGTCAGGCTTTGGATTAACGCCTGCCATTATTGCAACAGGCCTGCACCTCATCGCTCTTGGCAGCTTGGTGGTTTCAGCAGCCATGCGGGTTTTCTTCCAGCATTGGCCGAGAAACAGGCCGAGATCGTCTAACCGTTGTGGAGATGGTGTTTTTTCATCAGATCATAAAAAGTCGGTCGGCTGACACCCAGCTCTTCTGACGCCTTGGCAACATTTCCATCATGATTTTTCAGACAGGCAACCAGCATATCCCGTTCCAGCCGGTCACGTGCCTCCTTCAAGGTTAAGCCGTGTGTCGAAAATTCGTGTTCCGGGGCTGCTTTATCTTCAAACCCAAGATCGCAAGGTTCCAGTACCGGACCATCCGCCAACAGAATGGCCCGTTTCACCTTGTTCTCCAGCTCCCGAACATTTCCCGGCCAGGAATATTCCTTTAACGCATGCTCAGCCGCAGAGCTGTATCCCTTGATTTTTTTAGAAAATTCCGTGACATAGCGGTTAAGAAAAAAGTTGGCCAACAAACAAATATCATCACTGCGATCACGTAATGGCGGCAGATCGATGGTAATGACGCCAATCCGGTAATACAGATCTTCACGAAAATCGCCCCGCTCAATCGCTTGCTCAATATCAACATTGGTTGCCGCCACAATACGGGAGTCAACGACAATTTCATCCCGGCCACCAACGCGTTGGATGGTCTTTTCCTGAAGAAAACGCAACAGTTTCACCTGCAACGGCAAGGGCAGTTCGCCAATTTCATCAAGAAAAAGTGTGCCTTCATGGGCATATTCGACTTTGCCTTTTACCTGGCCGACAGCGCCGGTAAATGCGCCCTTCTCATGGCCGAACAACTCGGCCTCAAGCAAATTTTCCGGAATCGCGCCACAGTTGATCGGAATCAGCTCGCCCTTGTTGCGCAAACTCTGGGCATGAATCGCTTTGGCAACCAGCTCTTTGCCAGTACCGTTTTCGCCAAGAATCAAAACCGGAATATCTGCTGATGCGATCTTGCGAATGGTGGTAAACACCTCTTCCATCTGCGGACATTGGCCAAGAATCCCATGCAGGTTGCTGAGTTCGGACGACGAAGCTGTCTGCAGACGGTGGTTTTCCGTCTCCAGTGCCGCCAGTTGAAAGGCGCGCTGCAAGATAATTTTCAACTCAGCGAGATCAATGGGTTTGCGATAAAAATCATACGCACCCAACTTCACGGCCTTCAAGGCGTTGTTGCGATCTTCATTTCCGGAGAGAACGACCACTTTGGTGTCCGGCTGCTGATGGAGAATCTCCTCCAAACAACGCAGCCCCTCTGTGGCACCATCGACATCAGGTGGCAAACCGAGATCCAGAGTCACCACCTTGGGCCTATGTTTGTTGAACAGTTTCAGGGCGCCACCAACATCTTCTGCCAGCAGAACGTCATAATCTTTATTCAGCCCCCATTTCAACTGCTTACAAATTTCTGAGCTATCATCAACGATGAGTAATTTGTCCACGAAATGTCCTTATCTTTTTTCGTTTCCCCCTCGAGGAAAACACAACTTACATCTCAACAGGCAACCACAGGGTGAATGTTGAGCCAACCCCGGGCTCGCTTTGCACCTCAATGCGACCGCCATGTCCTTCAATAACCTGACGGCATTGATACAAGCCAATCCCCATCCCCTTTTTTTTCGTCGTTTCAAACGGTTTGAACAGTCGCTGGCGAATAAATACCTCACTCATGCCTGCTCCATGGTCCGTAACACGGATAAACGCCTGCTCGTCCCGGCCTACCTCAACCTCGATCGGCGCCTGGTCTGTCGAAGCTTCGCGGGCATTATGAAGCAGGTTAAGCAACACCTTGTCCACCTCAGCGCTATCGGCCCTGACGATGACGGCAGATCCACGAATCTGCACCGCAGAGTGACCGGACTGCTCAACGGCCCGTTGCGACAACGTCAGAAGGTCCGTGTCCGTGAATTCCAGGGTGGGCTGGCGTTTGACATTCTGCAACCGGACAATGAGCCTGTTCATATTGTTCACAGTGTTGTCCAGTGTTTCAAACATATCCGCCCGAAACTCGGCATCATCAATATAATCGCGGGCATTATCAACAACCAGAGCCAGGCTGGACACAAGATTTTTAAGATCATGAATAACAAAGGTCGAAACACGACCGATGGCCGCCATCTCATTGGCGGCGACCAAGTCCGCGTACAGCTTCCGACTCAGCAGCACGCCAATCGCTTGGTGTGACAGCGTTTTCATCAGGTCGAAATCTTCGTAGGTCAGCGGGTCACCGTCGTAAACCCGTTCACCCAGCGCAATAACCCCTTCGATCCGTTGCTGAAAACACAATGGAACTAAAAACTTACACCCCTTTTGATGGAGGCTGGCCCAATCTTCGGTCAAGGTCGTGCGGTTTTCGCCCAGATCAACCACCCAATTGTCTTGTCGCATACGTGATTCTTCTGGAAGCCCCTCTCCTGGTGACAAGTGACTCATATCCATCTCGTGCTGAGCACTGCATAAGAATCGACCACTCTGCTGATCACGGAGAAACAAGGCAGCACCACGTAACGAAAATGTTTCGGCAAAAAAGGCCAGAATTCCCGCCTCAAGTTCTTCACGATTTTTCGCTTCAGCGAGTCGGGTGGTGAAATGAAGCCATTCATTGCGATAATCGTATTTTTTCTGATAAAAATTCTTGTGCAGCACGACCTGAATCCGCCGCCGAACCCGTTCGGAAAGAAACAGCACCACCAGCAACACACCGGAAAAGACAGCCAGAGCGACAATAATCGTCCGATTTTGTGTCACATCAAGATAACGAACACCGGTGCCAAACAACCCCAGGCCGATCAGATAGATCCCTACAACCAGAAACACCACGGAGCGATAGGCCACATGGCGTGACACCTCAATGCGCATCACTTCGCCGCGATACAAGCGACTGTAGGTCATAAAGCCAAGGGCCAGGATCACACTGGCCGTGCGGACCGGAATCAGGTTCATATCCAGCGATCGATACAAAAGCGCCTGACTGTAGTGAATCACCAAAACGGCCAGGATCAACCCCGCACCGACAATTTCAAACTTGGCCCGCCAGCGATCCGGTCGCGACAAGGAGACATAGGTGCGTTCGAGATGGAACAGGCCGACAACCAGTGCACACATCAGCAAGACATAAAACAGATGACCTTGGGAACGCAGGAAGAGGATTCTCTCGTCGACAAAATCCGGAGAGTAAAACAACTCCAAGGGCGATAGAAAAAGAGCAATTGCGGGAAAAAACAGCATCGCAGCAAGCAGCAACTTCGACCGGGAGGAAACGTGCCCCTGCTGCCACTGGTGTGCATAGGTAAGGCTGAAAAACAACCACGTGAAAGGCAGGCTGGCTTCGGCAACAAGCCCCATCTTCTTCCAGCGCATCAAATCAGCGGGTTCAAGGAAGACGAGCAGGTCACTGATCTCCAGAACAACACAAGCCAAAAGCCCCATAAATAAGGCAATGGTCGCGGTCTGCCAACGCCCACGCAGCAAGACAACCAGCACGTAGATCACGGCAAGACTGATGACTGTAGTTGATAGAATCGGTTGCAGCATGAACCACCCCTCAGGGCTGATAAAAATTCAAAACGCAGACAGGCGCGCCATGAGGCGCTCCTGATCACATACAAGCATACCGTCTAATTGTGATTTCCAAAGGGGATCGGGCTGAAAACAGCGGTGTTACCATGCAGCATGTCTCTATTGCGGCAAAACGGCTTTGATCTTCGGATAGAAATCACGCACAAATTGTTCGACAGCAGATGAAGAGACACTGTCAGCCTCTTGAAAAATCGTAGAAATGCGAATAAATGCCGAATCACGCCTCTGGTAACGGATCGAATTAAGAATTTCGGCAAACTTCAAGGCGTATTCATTGGTCAGCGATTCCCCCCTGACCTGATACCAATACCAGAAAATTTCGCGGCGGTCGCCGTGCTGATAAACTGCTTCGACCAGTTGAACATCATCGCCGTCAATATTTAACGCTCTGCTCTTCTCCGACACGGCCTGCCAGCCACTACCCGGCAGACAATGCTTTGGCGAATGGATAGGCCCACTGTCCGGACCACCTCCATGGTAGCCGACATACAAAGTTACCGGTTGCTTCTCCTCGTTGACATAAACGCGGTACAGATAATCCGTTGGTCGCAGTTGGTCAAGCACGGCTTCACTGAAATAGACATCATCCACCTGAGCCCAACTGGCGACGCGCAGCGGAATTTCATCCAGGGGTTTGGCTACCGGCACATGAACGTCGCGATGAACACTGACAAAAACCGCCGTCATGATCAAAACAAGATAAATCAGATAAAAACGCGCTTTGCTCATGACCGCCCCCAACGTCGTAAAAGCATACCAAGCATGAACAACAGCAGCATGGCCAAAGCGAAAACAGCCATCCCGGCAAATTCATGAAAAAATCCTTGCGCCGCAGCAGCACCATAATGCTGGGCAAGAACGCCGGTAACAATCACGCGAAACATATTGGTGGCGATGGCAATGGGGACCGCAGCAAGGATAATGATGGTCCGCTTGATGACAGCTTTTTGGGTCATAAAGGCATAGGCCACGGAAAGTGCCAGCAGAGACATCAGCGAACGTAAGCCACTGCAGGCATCGGCCACTTCAAGGACCGTCTGCGGAAAACGGATGATATTACCTTCACGCAGCACGACTATGCCCATCGCCTTGAGACTGATTACAGAGAATTTAGCCACCAGCAGTTTTAATGGAAATGCCATGGCGTCATAAACAATGTACGGCAACGGCACCATAAACAGCAGAAAAGCAAGCGGCAGTGCCAGCAGTCTGAAAACCTGCCAGCCATACCAGAACAGAATGGTTCCCGCCAATACCACCACCAGGGATACACGCATAGAGTAATATTCGGTGCCGGCAAAACCGAGAACCAGCAATGCCACACCGGCAATACTGACAAACAACCCGGTCATGGCCGGACGTACCGGCAGGGATTTCAATTCAGGCCAACTTTGCCAGACAAAATAACCGGAGATAAAAGGCACCAAAAATCCATGAGAATAATTGGGGTCATGGCTCCAGTCCGCCACCATTTCCGGAATGACATTGCGGTAGGTCAGAGCGATTAACGCGACCAGAACCAGCCAGTGCCAACGGTAGCGGGAAAGATCCTGCTGGAAAGTCTCCCCTGCACTCGGCATCGTCATCAGTTCGCTCCACTCTCAACTCGCAACAGAACGTCAACAATCCGCTCAGCAGCTCGGCCGTCCCATTTTTCCGGTATCTGGCCGGTGGCGGTATCTCCATGAAGAATCCGCTGCGCTGCTGCGAGAATCGCCTCCTTGTGATGACCAACCAGCGTATTGGTACCCTCTTCACACGTGATTGGCCGCTCGGTATTGGGGCGCATGGTAATGCAGGGCACGCCGAGAACCGTGGTTTCCTCCTGCAAGCCACCGCTGTCCGTCAGAACCAGACGCGCGCCCATATTGAGATGAAGAAATTCCAGATACCCAAGCGGTTCGGTGATCCAGACCCCCGCCACCGTATCCGACGTATTGAAGAACCCTTCGAGGCCAAACGATTCGACCATTTTTTTCGTGCGCGGATGAATCGGGAAAATCACCGGCATTGTCTGCGAGATCTCGTGGACCGCTTCAAGAATGCCTTTGAGGGCATCGCGGTCATCGACATTAGCCGGACGATGTAGTGTCAAGGTAGCATAGCCTTGCGGGGTCAGACCTAATTTCTCACGCAGGTCGAGCTGTGAAGCCATCTGCCGATGTTTCATCAGCGTATCGATCATCACATTGCCGACAAAAAAGATCTTCTGGGCATCAACCCCTTCAGCCAACAGGTTGCGGTCGGCAATATAGTCGGTGGTAAAAAGATAATCGCACAACACATCGGTGCACAACCGGTTGATCTCTTCAGGCATCAACATATCGCGTGACCGCAGACCGGCTTCGACATGCGCCACGCGAATACCGAGTTTCTTGGCGGTAATAGTGCAGGCCATGGTCGAATTGACATCGCCAACCACAATCACCAGATCCGGCTGATGATCCAGGCAGACTTTTTCAAATGCCACCATAATCCGTGCGGTCTGCTCGGCGTGGGAGCCGCTGCCAACACCGAGATCAATATCCGGTCGCGGCATGCCGAGATCGACGAAAAACGACTGACTCATTTTTTCATCATAATGTTGTCCGGTATGGACCAGAATGGGATGAATGGCATCAGGGTAGTGATTCATGGCCTCAATCAACGGGGCCATCTTCATAAAGTTAGGTCGGGCACCGACCACGTTGATGATTTTAAGTGGCTTCACGATGTCTCCATTTCTTCTTAAACTGCTCCTCAATCTCCCAAGGACAAAGACTATCAGATAACACAGAGTTTACATCTCGACGAATCGTCCAGATCAGCGGACGCAATAACAGATTGGCGCTTTTAAGGACCTCTTCAACCTCCATGACATAAGGCCGACGGCGCCCACGGTGCTCGATGGCATCGCCAATGGGCTTCAGGTTTCCGCCGAGACGACTGAAATGGGTGGCCAATAGCGGCTCAGTGAGCATATACATGGTCTTGATACCGTAAAATGAGGCCATCTCCAACATGCCGATATACAGTCCCACCGGGATATACGGAAAACGACGACGTCCCTGAATCGTAGCGTCTTCCTGCAGATCAATGGAGATCGGCTTACTGAGCTCATTTTTCCGTCGCCGATAATCCGCAACAATCGCCAGTCGCGAGACCTCTGCGGTTTCGCCCCGTTCCGAGGCTTCGAGATCCGGATACCCGGCATAAAGGGTGTCACGACAGGATTCCTGAATCGGAAAGATATGATCCGGATGGCCGACCTGCGGTAAAACAAGACGAACACAGCCGATGTAACGCTGTGAACGCACCGCCATCAACAGACAGTGCAGAGCATTTTCATCATAGCTGTCCTGCTCCAGGCCCTCTTCATTCACGGGTTCCCAGCCCAGCTCCTCACAATACACGGAGTGGCGAATCCGCTGCGCCTCCCGGACAAGATCGGGGGTCACTGCGGGAATAACCTTGAAATAGGTATGAAAATGTTTATGTAATTGCAGCATTTCCCGTAAACGAGCCATTTTCAAACTCAATGATGTGGCCATGACGCCCCCCTGAATTTTCTCTGAATGCTCACAAATCAGCTCTCTTCGACAACGATGACTGCGCCAGAAGACAGTTAATTTTAAGGGATTTATATTAAAATCAATATAGCAGGCTTACGGACACCTCGCAAAAAATATTAAAGAGAATTTCATTCAAATGTCCAAAAAGTTTGCCGAACAAATCATTCTTACGTATTCTGCTAAATTATGAACAAGTCAAGCCTGCCCAGAACCACGAATAGCTGTTGCAGCTCCCGCCTGTTGATCATTCTGGCTTGCGTCTATTTTTTTCTGCTGGTCTACGCCAGCCTGATGCCCTATGACTTTCGTGCCTCAATCGACATTCGCTGGGTGATCAACAAAGCGCTCCATGCTTGGCCGGTAAATCCGTATGCCCAGGTCAGCGGCTCTGACGTTTTAAGCAACCTGATTCTCTACATTCCCCTAGGGGCCCTTTTGGCCACCCACTGGGCAACGAAGCATCACCACAGGATGCGTGCCGCCTTGGCCGCCCTGATGCTCTGCAGTCTCACCAGTCTTCTGATCGAAACGGGTCAGATTTTCTTATTGTCGCGCACGGCGAGCATCACCGACTTCATCATGAACACCATCAGTGGCGCTGTTGGTGCCGTAGTCGGTGCCCGCTGGGGACCGATGTTGTGGCAGCAGATTCTGTCAACATTGCATCAACGGCAAAAACACAGCCCGCTGGATCTTCTCACACTGGTTTTCGCTGCGTTGATCGCCGCCGATGCTCTGGCTCCGTTTCTGCCAACGCTGTTAATACGCCAGGTCTGGCGCAGTATCAAAGCCTCACAGTTCAACCCGATTGCAGGGTTTTCCCAGCATCCGTGGCACTGGTGGCTGGTCACACACATCCTGCTGTATCTGGTGTTCACTCTATTGGTCGCCCAGTGGTCCAAGCCTAACCATTCAAAACCGGGAAGGGTGAATGCAGCCCTGTTCTGCGGCCTGTTTGCCACAATGCTCGAAGTGGCAAAACTGTTCATCACCTCACGGGTGATGAACATGAGTAACCTGATGGCCAACTACACCGGCATCTTTGTGGCAGTCATTCTACTGACCGTGTGGCGACGACCTTTATCCCGTGAACTTCGCCTGACGCTGGGTCTTATCGGAGTCACAGGCTACATCCTGTATTTGGGCTGGCTGCCGTTTGATTTTCAATTCGATGCTCAACTGTTCACCAATAAATTGCCTCGCGGTGTTGAGTTCCTCCCTTTTTACCACTATGCAATGGGAGCCTCTCTGAATCATATTCGGCTGTTTTTGCAGACGATCCTCCTCTCAGCCACCCTGGTGTACTTCTACCGGCTCCGCTTCGCCACGCTTGATCAACGCTGGTTTCGCTTGCCGGTCATTGTGCTGCTGACAGGCACCATTGGCCTTCTTCAGGAAGGCGGACAACTCTTTCTGACTTCGCGCACACCGTCCATGACCGACATCTACTGCTATATCATCGGCGGCATACTGGCAACGCGTATCCCACTGCTGCCTCTTGATGCTCCCCCTGCCGAAAAGGAGACCCATGGCGTCTAACCCCTCAATTCGTCTGGCAATCATCGGCGATCTGCTGTTTACCACCCCTTACGCCTCCCAGAACGGCAGTCGCGGCCTGGAATCAGTGTCTGCGCAAATCACTACCCTGTTCGCCAACTGTGACCTCGTTGTCGCCAACCTGGAGAGCACACTGGCGGCCGACCAACAGGTTGCCACCGAACCACGGGTGCTCGGAACCGCCCAACAATTCGACTCACTCATTCAGGCGCATATCAACGTGGTCACGTTGGCCAACAACCATGCCTTTGATGCCCTTGATGAAGGTTTTCGTAAAACATCTGACAAACTCAACGAGCTGGGGATTCATGCCTTTGGTGCCGGAAATAACCTCACCGCAGCACAAGCTCCCGTCAGTCTCACCATGAACGGCGTTCGCATTGCATTCATCGGTGCTGTGGCCACTTCCACCGGCATGGGAACCTTTGCCGGCAACGACAGTGCCGGTGTCGCCCCGCTGGAAACCAGAGCCATCTGCGACCAGATTCAGCAACTCAAAACCAGCCACGACCATGTTGTCTTCATCCCGCACTGGGGCGAAGAGCGCTTCCGTTTTCCGGCACCGGATCAGGTGGCGCAGGGCCGAGCATTTATCGATGCCGGAGCCTCCGTAGTGGCAGGTCATCATCCCCACGTTCTCCAAGGCACGGAAACCTATCACCACGGCGTCATTACCTACTCATTGGGGAACTTCCTTTCAAATCCGGTCTATTGGCAGGATGGTGATTCCTTAACCTGGGACAAATTTGAGCGTACCAGTCAAATCATTGTGTTTGAATTAGATCAGGAAAAAATTACCCGAATTGAACAGGTTCCAGTGTTTGATGATGGGACACAGATTCGTATAGAAGAAAGTGGCTGGGGGGAAAAATGCCTGCACCATGCTGATAATTATCTGCGTCAGGGGATCACTCCGGCACGGTATGCGAAAGAAGTGTTTCGTGTTCACAAACTTCTGCCGTTCAAATCCCGGTTGCGTTGGGACACCATCCGCCGCCTTCGACCAAAGCATTTTAAAAAGGCCGTAAAGCTCTTTTTAAATAACTAACTGTTCTCCGCCGACAAAGAGGAACAACATCACCACCCTCTCCAAGAATGACAGACACTCTTCACTGCCTTTAGTGAACCTCAAAGCAGCCAGCATCGAGTCTCTCTGCCGAGCGCGATTGCCCCGTCAGATCCTCAGTTACGGCAAATTCGACTAAGCGCGGGCAAAAACCAATCGCAGGCGAACCCGGCCGGAGTTCAAAATTAAACAGTTCTGGATGATGATACTCATGGACTGAGGCGTGGTTGAATTCCGGGTCCACATACCGGTTGGCCGCCATGAGACTGTTTATTTTTTCAACCTCTGACAGGCTGAACCTCTCCGGGCCGACAGTAACAACTGAACCAAATCCGGCACCATACACAATATTGTTTTTCATAATCGAAACATCAAGCGCTTCGGGTTGCTGAAATGCCACCGCACTCCCCGCCTGCGTGACCACAACATTATTGCGAATATTCGTGTAAAGCATCCGCATCCTACCCGTTGTATCATTGAGCAGGATGCCGGCATGATAGAGCGGTTTTTCATTGCCGGACACATCGTAACGCCCCACCCATATGGTGTTGTTGATGATCTCGTTATTGACAAAATCCCCCCCGGAACCAGATT of the Desulfuromonas acetoxidans DSM 684 genome contains:
- a CDS encoding diguanylate cyclase, which produces MSIRSKIIALVIFLQLILTITMGSLFLHEHSSHEQDTLNHIGKNLKNNLLRENHETETLYPARLKKFVSTTAGLIAAFSHNNQAVLAQLSQRKLAELRQEDPAFSAIAFIAKNGNVIYHTTDPARIGDNVGHVPFAKDSLENRKPINGLVLSLGGLAYRFSYPVYQSERYLGIIVFAVKPTRALELASQDFGVCCGIFINNRFVDRLQKEERFSREDKTLITSTGRCFTNRAFLEKFPLVATAQAFKLQHQSYQKFPAIPIKNYRGSVIGEIQAMLNTTGLEESFERSLYHSALICLGVFIITIIVLHAGTGFFLQRVKQLQSQLETKVFRRTQALQTLNEKLSQEIRERKRSQKALQKMSENDMLTNIYNRRKFNTYFSREWDAALREKRVVSLLMIDIDYFKNYNDHYGHLAGDDALIAVAATLKNKLTRPRDFVARYGGEEFVCLLPETSMDAAIYLAEKLRLEIQKLNYVHEYSVAAGHITISVGVASAIPTAGQAKEDLIDQADKALYRAKEAGRNCTKAV
- a CDS encoding GGDEF domain-containing protein; amino-acid sequence: MKALVFCVKHRREEIAFLLSQIDVLTEVKIVSPTAIIGIDDCDIFIVVAGVDQKQQVYLNLHLSSISRGIPVVYLSSLNDPSRAEVLELGCSDCLAFEMDLSEIAARLKIAVAGKREIKRLSQDKQSMSQTMMEDSLTGLCNRKAFDRAIQVELARFKRQSIPFGLVILDIDYFKRVNDSYGHQVGDHVLKAVSNRIAGSLRELDIPCRYGGEEFAVILPGLTATEAYAAAERVRNLIETIPANELQGPPQVTVSLGVCSTHIVEDRQNVTAEQLIEWADLALYEAKHQGRNRVEKATRCQAKTGWLDAEA
- the prsR gene encoding PEP-CTERM-box response regulator transcription factor; translated protein: MDKLLIVDDSSEICKQLKWGLNKDYDVLLAEDVGGALKLFNKHRPKVVTLDLGLPPDVDGATEGLRCLEEILHQQPDTKVVVLSGNEDRNNALKAVKLGAYDFYRKPIDLAELKIILQRAFQLAALETENHRLQTASSSELSNLHGILGQCPQMEEVFTTIRKIASADIPVLILGENGTGKELVAKAIHAQSLRNKGELIPINCGAIPENLLEAELFGHEKGAFTGAVGQVKGKVEYAHEGTLFLDEIGELPLPLQVKLLRFLQEKTIQRVGGRDEIVVDSRIVAATNVDIEQAIERGDFREDLYYRIGVITIDLPPLRDRSDDICLLANFFLNRYVTEFSKKIKGYSSAAEHALKEYSWPGNVRELENKVKRAILLADGPVLEPCDLGFEDKAAPEHEFSTHGLTLKEARDRLERDMLVACLKNHDGNVAKASEELGVSRPTFYDLMKKHHLHNG
- the prsK gene encoding XrtA/PEP-CTERM system histidine kinase PrsK, whose amino-acid sequence is MLQPILSTTVISLAVIYVLVVLLRGRWQTATIALFMGLLACVVLEISDLLVFLEPADLMRWKKMGLVAEASLPFTWLFFSLTYAHQWQQGHVSSRSKLLLAAMLFFPAIALFLSPLELFYSPDFVDERILFLRSQGHLFYVLLMCALVVGLFHLERTYVSLSRPDRWRAKFEIVGAGLILAVLVIHYSQALLYRSLDMNLIPVRTASVILALGFMTYSRLYRGEVMRIEVSRHVAYRSVVFLVVGIYLIGLGLFGTGVRYLDVTQNRTIIVALAVFSGVLLVVLFLSERVRRRIQVVLHKNFYQKKYDYRNEWLHFTTRLAEAKNREELEAGILAFFAETFSLRGAALFLRDQQSGRFLCSAQHEMDMSHLSPGEGLPEESRMRQDNWVVDLGENRTTLTEDWASLHQKGCKFLVPLCFQQRIEGVIALGERVYDGDPLTYEDFDLMKTLSHQAIGVLLSRKLYADLVAANEMAAIGRVSTFVIHDLKNLVSSLALVVDNARDYIDDAEFRADMFETLDNTVNNMNRLIVRLQNVKRQPTLEFTDTDLLTLSQRAVEQSGHSAVQIRGSAVIVRADSAEVDKVLLNLLHNAREASTDQAPIEVEVGRDEQAFIRVTDHGAGMSEVFIRQRLFKPFETTKKKGMGIGLYQCRQVIEGHGGRIEVQSEPGVGSTFTLWLPVEM
- a CDS encoding exosortase C-terminal domain/associated protein EpsI produces the protein MSKARFYLIYLVLIMTAVFVSVHRDVHVPVAKPLDEIPLRVASWAQVDDVYFSEAVLDQLRPTDYLYRVYVNEEKQPVTLYVGYHGGGPDSGPIHSPKHCLPGSGWQAVSEKSRALNIDGDDVQLVEAVYQHGDRREIFWYWYQVRGESLTNEYALKFAEILNSIRYQRRDSAFIRISTIFQEADSVSSSAVEQFVRDFYPKIKAVLPQ
- the xrtA gene encoding exosortase A, with protein sequence MTMPSAGETFQQDLSRYRWHWLVLVALIALTYRNVIPEMVADWSHDPNYSHGFLVPFISGYFVWQSWPELKSLPVRPAMTGLFVSIAGVALLVLGFAGTEYYSMRVSLVVVLAGTILFWYGWQVFRLLALPLAFLLFMVPLPYIVYDAMAFPLKLLVAKFSVISLKAMGIVVLREGNIIRFPQTVLEVADACSGLRSLMSLLALSVAYAFMTQKAVIKRTIIILAAVPIAIATNMFRVIVTGVLAQHYGAAAAQGFFHEFAGMAVFALAMLLLFMLGMLLRRWGRS